From the genome of Orcinus orca chromosome 5, mOrcOrc1.1, whole genome shotgun sequence, one region includes:
- the LOC101272041 gene encoding LOW QUALITY PROTEIN: lysine-rich nucleolar protein 1-like (The sequence of the model RefSeq protein was modified relative to this genomic sequence to represent the inferred CDS: inserted 3 bases in 2 codons), producing the protein MITKTHKGDLGFGFPEKKKKKRKVVKEPETQYSVLNSDNYFVEVCRTRATSPSKNMVQEQAPEMPLMKKKESXSTVCEELLEPETMLRAKWIEPSPSPTKQALGPSESLGREKKKKRKSVFPGSRVKTSADHRQGEEVTRVGKKLKKHKKEKKAQEATAVSARDPWFCEARDALYTCSVGKGGVPEQAVLGQKRKQWSPREHNMRMKKKKKIHQEGDIPLGHPELSRSLESSCRKGSKKKSVKLDAPEYIPIGDDPKAPVKKKMESKKKAEQADTELPALKRKKKXAGEPWEEEPDTDLEVVLEKKGNMDEAHIDPVRRKALQEEIDRESGRTEASDTRKQTGTQFGQWDTAGFENEEQKLKFLKLMGGFKNLSPSFSCPPNMVGRPNMVLSKKVADTLQQNLQQDYDWAMSWKYKQRAGLGFSMALDKIFYIDRNASGSIKFED; encoded by the exons ATGATCACTAAGACTCACAAAGGAGACCTGGGCTTTGGGTtcccagagaaaaagaagaagaaaaggaaggtagTTAAAGAACCAGAGACTCAATACTCTGTTTTAAACAGTGACAATTATTTTGTGGAGGTTTGTCGCACAAGAGCCACATCACCCTCGAAGAATATGGTCCAAGAGCAGGCACCCGAAATGCCTCTAATGAAGAAAAAGGAGTC CAGCACTGTCTGCGAGGAACTCCTAGAACCTGAGACCATGTTACGTGCCAAATGGATTGAGCCATCGCCCAGCCCCACAAAGCAGGCACTTGGTCCATCTGAGTCCCTCGGtagggaaaagaagaagaagagaaagtccGTGTTCCCTGGCTCAAGGGTGAAGACCTCTGCAGACCACAGGCAGGGCGAGGAGGTGACCAGAGTTGGCAAGAAGCTCAAAAAAcacaagaaggagaagaaggcacAGGAAGCTACAGCCGTCTCAGCCAGGGACCCTTGGTTCTGTGAGGCCAGGGACGCTTTGTACACTTGCTCAGTTGGGAAAGGTGGCGTCCCTGAGCAGGCAGTCTTGGGACAGAAACGGAAGCAGTGGAGCCCCAGGGAACACAACAtgaggatgaagaagaaaaagaaaatccaccaGGAGGGAGATATCCCCCTAGGGCACCCTGAGCTCTCCAGGTCTCTGGAGAGCAGCTGTaggaaaggaagtaaaaagaaGTCAGTAAAACTAGACGCTCCAGAATACATCCCAATAGGAGATGACCCCAAGGCCCCtgtgaagaagaaaatggagtcCAAGAAAAAGGCAGAGCAGGCAGACACTGAGTTGCCAGctctgaagaggaagaaga aggcaggagaacCTTGGGAGGAGGAGCCCGACACGGACTTGGAGGTAGTGTTGGAAAAGAAGGGCAACATGGACGAGGCGCACATAGACCCGGTGAGGCGAAAGGCCTTGCAAGAAGAGATCGATCGTGAGTCGGGGAGGACGGAAGCTTCTGACACCAGGAAGCAGACAGGAACTCAGTTTGGCCAATGGGatactgctggctttgaaaatgagGAACAGAAACTGAAATTTCTCAAACTCATGGGTGGCTTTAAAAATCTGTCCCCTTCATTCAGTTGCCCCCCTAACATGGTTGGCAGGCCCAACATGGTCctcagcaagaaggtggccgaCACCCTGCAGCAGAATCTGCAGCAGGACTACGACTGGGCCATGAGCTGGAAGTACAAGCAGAGGGCCGGCCTTGGCTTCTCCATGGCTCTAGACAAAATCTTTTATATTGACAGGAACGCATCCGGGTCAATCAAGTTTGAAGATTAA